A section of the Phacochoerus africanus isolate WHEZ1 chromosome 4, ROS_Pafr_v1, whole genome shotgun sequence genome encodes:
- the FAM32A gene encoding protein FAM32A, producing MEDYEQVQRGPLKLKGVAELGVTKRKKKKKDKDKAKLLEAMGTSKKNEEEKRRGLDKRTPAQAAFEKMQEKRQMERILKKASKTHKQRVEDFNRHLDTLTEHYDIPKVSWTK from the exons ATGGAAGACTACGAGCAAGTCCAAAGGGGGCCCCTGAAGCTGAAAGGTGTAGCAGAACTCGGAGTGACCAAGCG gaagaagaaaaagaaggacaaagacaaggcGAAACTCCTGGAAGCCATGGGAACGAGCAAAAAGAACGAAGAGGAGAAGCGGCGCGGCCTGGACAAGCGGACCCCGGCCCAGGCGGCTTTCGAAAAGATGCAGGAGAAGCGG caAATGGAAAGGATCCTGAAGAAAGCGTCCAAAACCCACAAGCAGAGAGTAGAG GACTTCAACAGACACCTGGATACTCTCACAGAGCACTATGACATTCCCAAAGTCAGCTGGACGAAGTAG